Proteins encoded in a region of the Mycobacterium branderi genome:
- a CDS encoding DUF7159 family protein encodes MDIVLGVSMAPKTIRMVLVEGENADGVTVEEDNFDTAHSTPDQVIAAILGTREGATEGGYQLRSTGVTWTDPADAAALRDALSARKIENVMLVSAFLAAAALAQTVGQAMGYEQTAMLFVEPETATLAVVDASDGSVTDVRRRPLRSDDVAGELATMVAGLDGVEGLFLVGSGVDVAPIKPALETTTWLPVSAPEEPETALARGAALASANAPLFASSTAALAYAQDPGTGVMNPYYFETLSDGGSGEVAYSAVVDDDADTAVISVDEVRQGRRPVLLVGSILAVVFVTAALALEVALALGIRPTVALLPTPVQRLIEPTEQAPAPPPAASVSEPQPPAAHMAAPAPQPAQVHAVAPPEPLAVPAPPAAPAPAPVPAAPVPAPVPVPVPIHIPVPAPVNVPAPAPVQAPVLQLPINLPAPQPPVRQPTPPVHVPTPPVRQPTPPVQHPSPPVHIPTPPVQQPSPPIHLPAPPAQDPTPPWKLPSSPIHVPTPPVQDPTPPIHLPEPQPPVNMPAPEPPPRLSLPQLPQMPAPQAPSMPAMPAPAMPRLPSLPPPAAPAMPSMPHFSIPSFKF; translated from the coding sequence GTGGACATCGTACTCGGGGTATCGATGGCTCCCAAGACGATTCGCATGGTGCTGGTCGAGGGCGAGAACGCCGACGGCGTGACGGTCGAGGAAGACAATTTCGACACTGCCCACAGCACTCCGGATCAGGTGATCGCGGCGATCCTGGGCACGCGTGAAGGCGCCACCGAAGGCGGCTACCAGCTGAGGTCGACCGGGGTGACGTGGACCGACCCCGCCGATGCCGCGGCGCTGCGTGATGCGCTGTCGGCCCGCAAGATCGAGAACGTCATGCTGGTCTCGGCGTTTTTGGCCGCGGCGGCGCTGGCCCAAACCGTCGGCCAGGCAATGGGTTACGAGCAGACGGCGATGTTGTTCGTCGAGCCCGAGACTGCGACGCTGGCCGTCGTCGACGCTTCGGACGGATCGGTCACCGACGTGCGTCGCCGCCCGCTGCGCAGCGACGACGTCGCGGGTGAGCTGGCGACAATGGTCGCCGGCCTGGACGGCGTGGAGGGCCTCTTCCTGGTGGGCTCGGGTGTCGATGTGGCACCGATCAAGCCGGCGCTGGAGACGACGACGTGGCTGCCGGTGAGTGCACCGGAGGAGCCGGAGACGGCGCTGGCTCGGGGTGCGGCGCTGGCGTCGGCGAACGCGCCGTTGTTCGCGTCGTCGACGGCGGCGTTGGCGTACGCGCAGGATCCCGGCACCGGTGTCATGAACCCGTACTACTTCGAAACGCTCTCGGATGGCGGTTCGGGCGAGGTGGCGTACAGCGCCGTCGTGGACGACGACGCCGACACCGCAGTGATCTCTGTCGACGAAGTCCGGCAGGGACGCAGGCCGGTGCTGCTGGTCGGCAGCATATTGGCCGTCGTCTTCGTAACCGCCGCGCTGGCGTTGGAGGTCGCGCTGGCGCTCGGGATTCGCCCGACCGTCGCGTTGCTGCCCACGCCGGTGCAAAGGCTGATCGAGCCAACTGAGCAGGCGCCCGCCCCGCCACCGGCAGCTTCGGTTTCCGAGCCGCAGCCACCCGCGGCCCATATGGCCGCCCCGGCCCCGCAGCCCGCGCAGGTCCATGCCGTCGCGCCGCCGGAGCCACTCGCGGTGCCCGCGCCGCCGGCCGCACCTGCACCAGCTCCTGTTCCTGCGGCGCCGGTGCCTGCCCCGGTCCCGGTGCCCGTGCCGATCCACATACCCGTTCCGGCGCCGGTCAATGTGCCGGCTCCCGCGCCGGTCCAGGCGCCGGTTCTCCAGCTGCCGATCAATCTGCCGGCGCCCCAGCCGCCGGTTCGCCAGCCGACGCCACCGGTGCATGTGCCGACCCCGCCCGTGCGGCAACCGACGCCGCCGGTGCAGCACCCGTCGCCGCCCGTGCACATTCCGACCCCGCCGGTGCAGCAGCCGTCGCCGCCAATACATCTGCCGGCGCCGCCGGCGCAGGACCCGACGCCGCCCTGGAAGCTGCCGAGCTCACCAATACACGTGCCCACGCCGCCGGTTCAGGACCCGACGCCGCCGATACACCTTCCGGAGCCTCAGCCGCCGGTGAACATGCCTGCCCCCGAACCGCCCCCGCGCCTGTCGCTTCCACAGCTACCCCAGATGCCTGCGCCGCAGGCGCCTTCCATGCCGGCGATGCCGGCACCGGCGATGCCGCGATTGCCTTCACTGCCACCGCCCGCGGCGCCCGCGATGCCGTCGATGCCGCACTTCAGCATTCCGTCATTCAAGTTCTGA
- a CDS encoding ribbon-helix-helix domain-containing protein, translating to MKRRNIYLDEAQTASLDKLADQQGVSRAELIRQLLNRALNNADDDLASDLAAINDSFGALRDFEKPARGPSGREEHLDRVWRGGS from the coding sequence ATGAAGCGCAGGAACATCTACCTTGATGAAGCGCAGACGGCAAGCCTCGACAAGCTCGCCGACCAGCAAGGGGTGTCGCGTGCCGAGCTCATCCGCCAACTACTGAACCGGGCCCTCAACAACGCCGACGACGATTTGGCGTCGGACCTCGCAGCAATCAACGATTCGTTCGGAGCGCTTCGGGACTTCGAGAAGCCGGCGCGCGGCCCCAGCGGCCGAGAGGAGCACCTCGACCGGGTGTGGCGCGGCGGATCGTGA
- a CDS encoding type II toxin-antitoxin system VapC family toxin, with amino-acid sequence MILVDTDVLVAHLRGVAAAHDWLIKSRKDGTLAISVVSIAELIGGMRSAERREVWRLLASFHVEPATEIIARRAGDLMRRYRRSHNAIGLGDYLIAATADVQGLQLATLNVRHFPMFERLQPPFALPRG; translated from the coding sequence GTGATCCTCGTCGATACCGACGTACTAGTCGCCCATTTGCGGGGAGTCGCAGCAGCCCACGACTGGCTGATCAAAAGCCGCAAGGATGGAACTCTCGCAATCAGCGTGGTGTCGATCGCCGAATTAATCGGTGGGATGAGAAGTGCCGAGCGCCGCGAAGTGTGGCGCCTGCTCGCGTCCTTTCACGTGGAACCCGCGACCGAAATCATCGCGCGCCGCGCAGGCGATCTGATGCGCCGATACCGCAGAAGCCACAACGCGATCGGACTCGGCGACTATCTGATTGCAGCAACCGCCGACGTGCAGGGCCTCCAGTTGGCGACACTCAACGTGCGGCATTTCCCGATGTTCGAACGCCTGCAGCCACCGTTTGCGCTACCACGTGGGTGA
- a CDS encoding Eco57I restriction-modification methylase domain-containing protein, whose protein sequence is MAEPPTEVKELVKRYERERRVLESAAYGEADTRKEFIEPLFTALGWDVVNKNLFSEAYKDVVNEYSLKIGGSHKAPDYAFRIGGNRVFFVEAKRPGIDISRDTPAAYQLRRYGWTAKLPISVLTNFRHLAVYDCTRQPSETDRANAARTLLVPWKDLVDRWAEVEELLGKNSVYQGSLQRYFDQASRRRGTSEVDGLFLLQMEEWRKTLAQSIAKKNPELSVNELNEAVQQTLDRIVFLRIAEDRGIEPYGELKDALKGSGVYTRLLNIFLAADTRYDSGLFHFKAEKGRSTPPDKLTPGLVIEDKVLRDIVESMYYPTSPYEFSVMPADILGQVYEQFLGKVIQLTGRRSVVVEDKPEVRRAGGVYYTPTNIVEHIVDKTLGPLLADKSIRAARNLRIPDPACGSGSFLLGAFDYLIRWFTNAHAESGSGASKQALYRDASGQLKLTLAERRRILTSSIFGVDIDRQAVEVTKLSLMLRVLEGETSETMDSQLKMFHVERALPDLDRNILCGNSLVDSMVTSVVELTPEEEYDLNPFDWAVGFPEIMSSKGFHAVIGNPPYDVIEKDRGKASWPHDKLREYIPSRTDYAAALGGKLNLYRFFLVQSCALLRPGGYLGMIVPMGLAADISTGNTRKHLFTYLADTTLDCFPQKDNPHRRIFKAAKLSTMVIVGKKNATKLTAQNQITTHIFPGNNMTEISTDNVLTLGDLQLLNPENAPVPLVAADEWAVCRDIHSKSHVRRLSELGDSYVVTRGEINQTTYGGYIADADEKSEYEPLLKGVEVGAFELRESLSQGKREMLDAKAIRKDYPRKGGPIAPRIATQRITGVDERQRLVCAIVTAKMWFADSTNSIVGVDNAPLSLEYLVALLNSDLMQWRFRLTSSNNNVGTNELLDLPIAVHDPTSPTDRRLLERVARAGQRIAALKAQERAEKTSSGAQRIARMLVSAWDALDGAVYELYGLTRAQRDLIERRLQKAPLAAQLAGDDDAA, encoded by the coding sequence ATGGCCGAGCCGCCTACCGAGGTCAAGGAGCTCGTCAAGCGGTACGAGCGGGAGCGGAGGGTGCTCGAATCGGCGGCATACGGAGAGGCCGACACCCGGAAAGAATTCATTGAACCGCTCTTCACGGCCCTGGGTTGGGACGTCGTCAACAAGAATTTGTTTTCGGAGGCATACAAAGATGTGGTCAATGAGTACAGCCTCAAGATCGGCGGATCCCACAAAGCACCGGACTACGCATTTCGGATAGGCGGCAATCGCGTCTTTTTCGTCGAGGCGAAGCGGCCCGGCATTGATATATCCAGGGATACGCCAGCAGCGTATCAGCTCCGCCGTTACGGATGGACCGCTAAGTTGCCGATTAGCGTCCTTACCAACTTCAGACACCTTGCCGTTTACGACTGCACGCGCCAGCCGTCAGAAACCGATCGGGCGAATGCGGCAAGAACCCTCCTCGTGCCTTGGAAAGACCTCGTCGACAGGTGGGCTGAAGTTGAGGAGCTGTTGGGCAAAAATTCGGTTTATCAGGGCTCGCTACAACGGTATTTCGACCAGGCGAGTAGGCGACGGGGGACTTCGGAAGTTGATGGCCTCTTCCTGCTTCAGATGGAAGAGTGGCGTAAAACTCTAGCTCAAAGCATTGCGAAGAAGAACCCAGAACTGTCGGTGAACGAGCTGAATGAAGCGGTCCAGCAAACGCTCGACAGGATTGTGTTCCTCAGAATTGCTGAAGACCGCGGTATCGAACCCTACGGCGAATTAAAGGACGCTCTAAAGGGGTCCGGAGTCTACACTCGCTTGCTAAATATCTTTCTCGCGGCAGACACGAGGTATGACTCTGGCCTTTTTCATTTCAAGGCTGAGAAAGGCAGATCAACACCGCCAGATAAGCTTACCCCAGGTCTGGTTATCGAAGATAAAGTCTTGCGGGACATTGTTGAATCGATGTACTACCCAACCAGCCCATATGAATTCTCGGTGATGCCGGCCGACATTCTAGGGCAGGTATACGAGCAGTTCCTTGGTAAGGTCATTCAACTGACAGGCAGGCGTTCGGTTGTAGTCGAAGACAAGCCAGAGGTTCGCCGAGCTGGCGGTGTCTATTACACACCTACGAATATCGTTGAGCACATTGTGGATAAAACCCTCGGTCCGCTATTGGCCGACAAGTCGATACGAGCTGCACGTAATCTCCGCATTCCAGATCCGGCCTGCGGTTCTGGGTCTTTCCTGCTTGGCGCATTTGATTATCTGATCCGCTGGTTCACAAACGCACATGCGGAGTCTGGCTCGGGAGCCAGCAAGCAGGCGCTATATCGAGATGCTAGTGGCCAGCTGAAACTCACCCTCGCAGAGAGAAGAAGAATCCTTACTTCGAGCATATTTGGCGTAGACATCGACCGGCAGGCCGTTGAGGTTACAAAACTCTCCCTCATGCTTCGCGTTCTGGAGGGCGAGACAAGCGAGACGATGGATAGCCAATTAAAGATGTTCCATGTCGAAAGGGCACTGCCAGACCTGGATAGGAACATTTTATGCGGGAATAGCTTGGTTGACAGCATGGTGACCTCCGTCGTCGAGCTGACGCCTGAGGAGGAGTATGATCTGAATCCATTCGATTGGGCGGTAGGCTTTCCGGAAATAATGAGCTCAAAAGGCTTCCATGCTGTAATCGGAAACCCGCCGTATGATGTCATCGAAAAAGATCGTGGTAAAGCGTCCTGGCCGCACGATAAGCTACGCGAATACATCCCGAGTCGCACGGACTACGCGGCGGCATTGGGTGGGAAGTTAAATCTGTACCGTTTCTTTTTGGTCCAGTCTTGTGCATTGCTTCGTCCCGGTGGTTACCTGGGGATGATCGTTCCTATGGGTTTGGCTGCGGACATCAGTACCGGCAACACTCGGAAGCATCTCTTCACGTATCTCGCTGATACAACGCTTGACTGCTTTCCTCAAAAAGATAATCCACATCGCCGCATATTTAAGGCGGCGAAGCTGTCGACCATGGTCATCGTGGGTAAGAAGAACGCTACGAAGCTCACGGCGCAAAACCAGATAACCACGCATATATTTCCTGGTAATAACATGACTGAGATATCAACTGATAACGTACTCACGCTCGGCGATCTGCAGCTTCTTAACCCAGAGAACGCCCCGGTTCCTCTGGTAGCGGCTGACGAGTGGGCGGTATGCCGCGATATCCATAGCAAATCGCACGTTAGGCGGCTTAGCGAGCTTGGCGACTCTTACGTCGTGACGCGAGGTGAGATCAACCAGACTACGTACGGTGGGTATATCGCCGACGCGGACGAAAAGTCTGAGTACGAACCCCTGCTCAAGGGCGTGGAGGTTGGGGCGTTTGAGCTAAGGGAGTCACTAAGTCAGGGCAAGCGGGAAATGTTAGACGCCAAGGCAATTCGGAAGGATTATCCCCGCAAGGGCGGCCCCATCGCACCGCGGATAGCTACCCAGCGGATCACCGGCGTTGACGAACGGCAGCGATTGGTATGCGCAATCGTGACAGCCAAAATGTGGTTTGCGGATTCGACGAACTCAATAGTCGGGGTCGACAACGCCCCGTTATCGCTCGAGTATCTAGTGGCTCTCTTGAATTCAGACCTGATGCAGTGGCGTTTCCGGCTAACTAGTAGCAACAACAACGTAGGCACCAATGAGCTTTTGGATCTTCCCATCGCGGTCCACGATCCAACCTCGCCGACGGACCGCCGCTTGCTTGAAAGGGTTGCCAGGGCCGGTCAGCGGATCGCCGCTCTTAAGGCGCAAGAGCGAGCGGAGAAAACGTCTAGCGGCGCTCAGCGAATCGCTCGAATGCTGGTGTCAGCGTGGGATGCGCTGGACGGGGCTGTGTATGAGCTCTACGGGCTCACAAGGGCGCAGCGAGACCTGATAGAGCGGAGGCTTCAGAAGGCGCCGTTGGCTGCCCAGTTGGCTGGCGATGACGATGCCGCGTGA
- a CDS encoding WXG100 family type VII secretion target produces MALQTDVPVLAKEAANFERIADELKTVLARVESTATEMDSHWQGIAAKAAQSAIQRFHEAASAQVQQLNEISTNIHTAGAQYRGTDDERAGAIAGAMAPAMGTAGAPAGTASAPAAQPNGQVHPAMATPVGNTGQFQYGGTTPGVWTHGNDAPNPVQLAGFEAKQDGPGPAPPPPPAPPVTGNPVRLPPRTTMNTAPPTAMNPTDHDPSKHPCGPDDVAIDITEAAGGAAGIASGIAGEVPTAAGSTAIVLGGMSALGDAVKKLSQCE; encoded by the coding sequence ATGGCACTGCAGACCGATGTCCCCGTCCTCGCCAAAGAGGCCGCGAATTTCGAGCGGATCGCCGACGAACTGAAGACTGTGCTAGCCCGCGTCGAGTCGACCGCGACCGAGATGGACAGCCATTGGCAAGGCATAGCGGCCAAGGCCGCACAGTCGGCGATTCAGCGGTTTCATGAGGCGGCCAGCGCGCAGGTCCAGCAACTCAACGAAATTTCGACGAACATTCACACCGCAGGCGCGCAGTACAGGGGGACGGATGACGAGCGGGCCGGTGCGATAGCCGGGGCGATGGCCCCGGCCATGGGGACCGCTGGGGCGCCCGCTGGTACAGCATCTGCGCCGGCCGCCCAGCCCAATGGGCAGGTTCATCCGGCCATGGCGACCCCTGTCGGAAACACCGGGCAATTCCAATATGGCGGGACAACTCCCGGCGTTTGGACACACGGCAACGACGCGCCGAACCCGGTGCAACTCGCCGGTTTTGAGGCGAAACAAGATGGCCCGGGCCCCGCGCCCCCGCCGCCACCCGCGCCGCCGGTCACCGGCAACCCGGTGCGGCTGCCGCCACGGACCACGATGAACACCGCGCCACCGACAGCGATGAACCCGACGGACCATGACCCGTCGAAGCATCCTTGCGGCCCAGACGACGTCGCGATCGACATCACTGAAGCGGCCGGCGGCGCAGCGGGTATCGCATCTGGCATCGCCGGCGAAGTGCCAACCGCGGCAGGCTCGACAGCGATCGTCCTCGGCGGCATGAGCGCACTCGGGGATGCCGTCAAAAAGTTGAGTCAGTGCGAATGA
- a CDS encoding GH25 family lysozyme: MTLFYPDVSNNNWSSDQDAINFLEQLVPQGFAGVVHKVSEGSYYEDPYWPVVLQWCQQNNVVCLGYHYVTEDDPASQAQTWLGNNGGSVAMADWEANSGDFSNYQAVVAAFEAAGVTVHVGYCPQWYWSEVGGGDLSGIPTLISSAYPDGSGYASVVYAAAGGDSGEGWNSYGDATPTIWQFTDRAYIPPFTGIDCNAFKGTDLAAAFGLAPTPSPEEDGFLSGLTQAQQEDIYNLVVLCAQQLLGLLEPPMPLLPGSSTSVGSGWAQLGQNSQGQNLTQVDALSVTETGNQSSLGSTVAALQKAIGAPNPDTTGILREVTAAGGTGILGLLSGLIQSQPSLNIPKSGNTA, translated from the coding sequence GTGACGCTCTTCTATCCAGATGTCAGCAATAACAACTGGTCCAGCGACCAAGACGCGATCAACTTCCTGGAACAACTTGTCCCACAAGGTTTCGCCGGTGTCGTCCATAAAGTTTCCGAAGGGTCTTATTACGAAGATCCTTACTGGCCCGTCGTTCTGCAGTGGTGCCAGCAGAACAACGTCGTTTGCCTCGGATACCACTACGTGACTGAAGACGATCCGGCGAGCCAAGCGCAAACATGGCTTGGTAACAACGGCGGATCCGTTGCTATGGCGGACTGGGAAGCCAACAGCGGCGATTTCTCGAATTACCAGGCGGTAGTGGCTGCGTTCGAGGCTGCCGGGGTGACCGTGCATGTCGGGTATTGCCCGCAGTGGTACTGGTCGGAGGTCGGAGGGGGTGACCTGTCGGGTATTCCGACGCTGATTTCGTCGGCCTACCCGGACGGGTCGGGTTACGCCAGCGTGGTCTACGCCGCCGCCGGCGGCGATTCGGGCGAGGGCTGGAACTCCTACGGGGATGCCACCCCGACGATCTGGCAGTTCACCGACCGCGCCTACATCCCGCCGTTCACCGGCATCGACTGCAACGCCTTCAAGGGCACCGACTTGGCGGCGGCGTTCGGCCTCGCCCCCACCCCATCACCAGAGGAGGATGGTTTCTTGAGCGGTTTGACCCAAGCACAGCAGGAAGACATCTACAACCTGGTCGTGCTCTGCGCGCAGCAGCTCCTCGGTCTGCTGGAGCCGCCGATGCCGCTGCTGCCCGGCTCGTCGACGTCGGTGGGCAGCGGGTGGGCGCAGCTCGGGCAGAACAGCCAGGGCCAGAACCTCACTCAGGTGGACGCCCTGAGCGTCACCGAGACGGGCAACCAGAGTTCGCTGGGCTCGACCGTCGCGGCGCTGCAGAAGGCGATCGGCGCGCCCAACCCGGACACCACCGGCATCCTGCGCGAAGTCACCGCCGCGGGTGGGACGGGGATTCTGGGCCTGCTGTCGGGCCTGATCCAGTCGCAGCCGTCACTCAACATCCCGAAGTCCGGCAACACCGCGTAG
- a CDS encoding DUF732 domain-containing protein, which translates to MELLGRVARRATITPRCDNEQPMRRLLTLTTVAAAIGLPPPALAEPSGDDAGFLEALKNAGITYQSPDSAVANAKAVCGMLDDGKGAPEIVAQLQQANAGFAQRDAAKFVALASVAYCPKYMQGGGDSK; encoded by the coding sequence GTGGAACTGCTCGGCCGCGTCGCTCGCCGAGCGACAATCACGCCGCGGTGCGACAATGAGCAACCGATGAGACGACTACTCACGCTGACCACTGTTGCCGCGGCGATCGGCCTGCCGCCACCCGCGCTCGCGGAGCCTTCCGGCGACGATGCGGGCTTCCTGGAAGCGCTCAAGAACGCCGGCATCACCTATCAGAGCCCAGACAGTGCCGTCGCGAACGCCAAAGCGGTGTGCGGAATGCTCGACGACGGCAAGGGCGCCCCGGAGATCGTTGCTCAGCTGCAGCAGGCTAACGCCGGTTTCGCGCAACGGGACGCGGCCAAGTTTGTGGCGCTCGCATCCGTCGCGTACTGCCCGAAATACATGCAGGGCGGCGGCGACAGCAAGTAG
- a CDS encoding cupin domain-containing protein, producing MAINRRKVLGGAGLAGAAALGGAGVDRALSNSPSGYPTVKDEPMTDDAARFGDPRIPAELITDQSHLFHLGALPTTDFEGGSLRQAHEDNFPILKGQQASVVFVTLQPGGIREPHWHPSAWEISVVLSGVATWTLLDPQGHDETFDAHPGDVVFAPQGSLHYFENKGHDDLHVIIVFNASTQEGKDDIGIGASISKLPPRVLSAVFGVPSETFNSFKKIDRSITILKSG from the coding sequence ATGGCTATCAATCGACGCAAGGTGCTCGGGGGAGCCGGCCTTGCCGGGGCCGCAGCGTTGGGTGGAGCCGGCGTCGACCGCGCTTTGTCCAACAGCCCTTCCGGCTACCCGACAGTTAAGGACGAGCCAATGACCGACGACGCCGCACGCTTCGGTGACCCCCGGATACCTGCCGAACTGATCACCGACCAATCGCATCTGTTCCATCTCGGCGCGCTGCCCACAACGGATTTCGAAGGGGGCTCGCTGCGCCAAGCGCACGAGGACAACTTCCCGATCCTCAAAGGACAGCAGGCCAGTGTGGTGTTTGTGACCTTGCAGCCCGGCGGTATTCGTGAGCCGCACTGGCATCCGAGCGCGTGGGAGATCAGCGTGGTTCTCAGCGGCGTTGCGACCTGGACGCTGCTTGACCCGCAAGGGCACGACGAGACGTTCGATGCCCACCCTGGCGACGTGGTTTTCGCCCCGCAGGGGTCACTGCACTACTTCGAGAACAAGGGCCACGACGACCTCCATGTGATCATCGTGTTCAACGCCAGTACTCAAGAAGGCAAGGACGACATAGGAATTGGCGCGTCGATCAGCAAGCTGCCGCCGCGGGTGCTGTCCGCGGTCTTCGGCGTTCCGTCGGAAACCTTCAACTCGTTCAAGAAGATCGACAGGTCGATCACGATCCTGAAGTCGGGGTAG
- a CDS encoding DUF732 domain-containing protein, translating into MVFVNCRLTMRSRDNRARVGDDGAMRLLLVLTGVAATVGLAVPAHADPGGVDADFLSALNKAGITYASGDQAVEAGKTACQMLDQGQSDVEVVKRVTELNPGFTISGAAKFTAIAASAYCPQYVNGGGASPNGGDAS; encoded by the coding sequence ATGGTGTTCGTCAACTGCCGGTTGACGATGCGCTCGCGGGACAACCGCGCCCGCGTCGGCGATGATGGAGCGATGAGACTTCTACTGGTGCTTACGGGCGTTGCCGCCACGGTCGGCCTGGCCGTGCCGGCGCACGCCGACCCGGGCGGCGTCGATGCGGACTTTCTCAGTGCGCTCAACAAAGCAGGCATCACTTATGCGAGCGGGGATCAGGCCGTCGAGGCCGGCAAGACGGCGTGTCAGATGCTGGACCAAGGTCAGTCGGACGTGGAAGTCGTCAAGAGGGTGACTGAACTCAATCCCGGATTCACGATCTCCGGCGCCGCCAAGTTCACCGCGATCGCGGCGAGCGCGTACTGCCCGCAATACGTGAATGGCGGCGGCGCTAGCCCGAACGGCGGCGACGCCAGTTAG
- a CDS encoding Clp protease N-terminal domain-containing protein, whose product MADSTPITHPVRLDELINAIKQVHADVLDQLSDAVLAAEHLGEVADHLIGHFVDQARRSGASWTDIGKSMGVTKQAAQKRFVPRTLDPDQGFERFTPRARSAVVAAQNAAHEARNGEITPDHLVLGVLSDPDALATKLLAAQKVDAEAVRAAVTLPPAVEQPPSLIPFNGPARKALELTFREALRLGHNYIGTEHLLLALLELEDGAGPLHRAGIDKDRAEADLTAVLESLVSGKTD is encoded by the coding sequence ATGGCCGACTCCACACCTATCACCCATCCCGTCCGCCTCGACGAGCTGATCAACGCCATCAAGCAAGTGCATGCCGACGTACTCGACCAGCTCAGCGACGCCGTCCTGGCGGCCGAACACCTCGGCGAGGTCGCCGACCACTTGATCGGGCACTTCGTCGACCAGGCCCGCCGGTCGGGCGCCTCCTGGACCGACATCGGCAAGAGCATGGGCGTCACCAAGCAGGCCGCCCAAAAGCGTTTCGTGCCACGGACACTCGACCCCGACCAGGGTTTCGAGCGCTTCACACCCCGGGCCCGCAGCGCGGTCGTCGCCGCCCAAAACGCCGCGCACGAGGCCCGCAACGGCGAAATCACCCCCGATCACCTGGTGCTGGGCGTGCTCAGCGACCCCGACGCACTGGCCACCAAACTGCTGGCGGCGCAAAAGGTCGACGCCGAAGCTGTCCGTGCGGCCGTCACCTTGCCGCCGGCGGTCGAGCAGCCGCCGTCCCTGATTCCGTTCAACGGGCCGGCCCGAAAAGCGCTCGAGCTGACCTTCCGCGAAGCACTTCGCTTGGGCCACAACTACATCGGGACCGAACACCTCTTGCTGGCACTGCTCGAACTGGAGGACGGTGCCGGTCCCCTGCACCGCGCCGGCATCGACAAGGACCGGGCGGAGGCCGACCTCACCGCGGTGCTGGAATCCCTGGTGTCCGGGAAGACGGACTGA
- a CDS encoding GNAT family N-acetyltransferase — protein MEPVAPADSADVDELAAVAASTFPLACPPSVTAENMASFIEANLSAARFAEYLADPRRVVLVARHDERIVGYAMLVRDDGVELSKMYVLPEHHGAGVSTALMNAAIELSDGRVWLGVNQKNQRAQCFYAKHGFRVNGTRIFRVGAGVEHDYIMVREL, from the coding sequence GTGGAACCTGTAGCGCCCGCCGATTCCGCCGACGTCGACGAGCTCGCCGCCGTCGCCGCATCGACATTTCCGCTGGCGTGCCCGCCCTCGGTGACGGCGGAGAACATGGCGTCGTTCATCGAGGCGAACCTGTCGGCCGCGCGCTTCGCCGAGTACCTGGCCGACCCCAGGCGTGTGGTACTCGTCGCCCGGCACGACGAACGAATTGTGGGGTACGCCATGCTCGTTCGCGACGACGGCGTCGAACTGTCCAAGATGTACGTGCTGCCCGAACATCACGGCGCAGGCGTGTCGACAGCGCTGATGAATGCGGCGATCGAACTGAGCGACGGCCGCGTTTGGCTCGGCGTCAACCAGAAAAACCAACGTGCGCAATGCTTTTACGCCAAGCACGGCTTTAGGGTCAACGGCACCAGGATATTTCGGGTGGGTGCCGGCGTCGAGCACGACTACATCATGGTTCGCGAGCTGTAG